The following proteins come from a genomic window of Microbacterium sp. SY138:
- a CDS encoding sigma-70 family RNA polymerase sigma factor, producing MSHRYTDHRYAELSREADAELLACARTGDQRAYAELWRRYEHVARAVARTYWWSADPDDLVAESFTRIYQAMQAGKGPQSAFKPYLFATMRNLAISWGRARREVPIEHIETVEDPASTEAAADADFDASLVSKAILALPERWQEVLWFGEVENLSMQEIGKRLEITERAAAVLAFRAREGLRQAWIAAHLKERPPTSKECRWTLGKIGAHARRRLTVRDDQRVRAHLEHCDDCRAGAEEARRASSRMLSILFPAGLALGGGAQVWQSLSLEGASATAAPMPVTVTVPFAGLAAAKAGLVGMAIVTVAALAVGVTGSVVNNNDSAVAATAFAHTDSSDAGPGFGSLPTDLPTLVPSAAPTAEPSAVPLTETTPLPQASSPPAAPPPPPAPAQVPGPPVILSIPSQVTRTQWISASVRCEVGAEVSVSAYGVTVAAGTCTTDETWQASIDVSSYPVPSGTAIGFAFAQSNIAGVSGSAWAEVVVVD from the coding sequence ATGAGCCATCGCTATACAGACCATCGCTACGCGGAGCTGAGCCGGGAGGCGGACGCCGAACTCCTCGCCTGCGCACGCACGGGCGATCAGCGTGCGTATGCCGAACTCTGGCGACGCTATGAGCACGTGGCCAGAGCCGTCGCCCGCACCTACTGGTGGTCGGCCGACCCCGACGACCTCGTCGCCGAGTCCTTCACCCGTATCTATCAGGCGATGCAGGCCGGCAAAGGGCCCCAGAGTGCGTTCAAGCCCTATCTCTTCGCGACGATGAGGAACCTGGCGATCAGCTGGGGTCGAGCCCGCCGCGAGGTCCCCATCGAACACATCGAGACGGTCGAAGACCCGGCCTCCACCGAAGCCGCCGCAGACGCCGACTTCGACGCTTCTCTGGTCTCGAAGGCGATCCTCGCCCTCCCGGAGCGCTGGCAGGAGGTCCTCTGGTTCGGTGAGGTCGAGAACCTCTCCATGCAGGAGATCGGAAAGCGCCTCGAGATCACTGAACGCGCCGCGGCCGTGCTCGCGTTCCGGGCCAGGGAAGGGCTCCGACAGGCGTGGATCGCCGCGCATCTGAAGGAGCGACCCCCGACCTCGAAGGAGTGCCGGTGGACGTTGGGCAAGATCGGGGCCCACGCTCGCCGCCGCCTCACCGTCCGGGACGATCAGCGGGTCCGTGCACATCTCGAGCACTGCGATGACTGCCGCGCGGGGGCCGAGGAAGCCCGACGGGCGAGCTCGCGGATGCTGTCCATCCTGTTCCCCGCAGGCCTCGCACTCGGCGGGGGCGCTCAGGTGTGGCAATCGCTGTCCCTCGAGGGAGCCTCCGCCACAGCCGCCCCGATGCCCGTCACGGTCACGGTGCCCTTCGCCGGTCTCGCCGCGGCGAAAGCGGGCCTCGTCGGAATGGCCATCGTGACGGTTGCGGCGCTCGCCGTCGGGGTCACCGGCAGCGTCGTGAACAACAACGACAGTGCGGTCGCTGCCACGGCGTTCGCGCACACCGACTCCTCGGATGCGGGGCCCGGCTTCGGTTCCCTCCCGACCGATCTCCCCACCCTCGTCCCCAGTGCGGCACCGACGGCCGAGCCCTCTGCCGTGCCGCTTACAGAGACCACCCCGCTCCCGCAGGCCTCCTCACCCCCCGCTGCGCCCCCACCTCCTCCCGCTCCTGCGCAGGTCCCCGGCCCGCCGGTGATCCTCTCGATCCCTTCCCAGGTCACGCGGACCCAGTGGATCAGCGCCTCGGTGCGTTGCGAGGTCGGCGCCGAGGTCTCCGTCTCCGCCTACGGGGTCACCGTCGCCGCCGGAACATGCACCACCGACGAGACGTGGCAGGCGAGCATCGATGTCAGCTCCTACCCGGTGCCGTCGGGGACAGCGATCGGTTTCGCTTTCGCTCAGTCCAACATCGCCGGAGTCTCGGGCAGCGCATGGGCGGAGGTGGTCGTCGTGGATTGA
- a CDS encoding DUF11 domain-containing protein, translating into MWKRSSALLLGTLLAMGAVASAAPASAAIGAATIVNPKTGVFTLADGTVATATISGDGARVFGGQGQSLGAWSGVDAMYADGVSAKDLPVLNIHSSRDCGSAARCADGQITVEFDRPVDNPAIHIAEFGAGNGGAATGWSAADGIRFSSADGGATAAVVSAGATFTDGGDGFHRGDVKINCSAPTRPGGCGSFTVPGTKITRIVFDVARFALSADQAAGLDGYAFGVTATATPVPTLPGLSVSKTVDKAAAVPGDELDYTITVKNTGDAAARRVPVTDALPRGLTGVTAGQGGDIGDASVSWTVDEIPAGGQSQLHVRGTVDRSGAGTTLVNRAVVKNSADAPAETPAPAYTTPCADDSAAACASTVIAALPALSVSKTVDKQVAGHGEVLTYTLTVANSGTTAAVGVPVRDLLPAALTQVSADRGGVVAEGVVRWTVPEVPAGGVVELHVTGTTPGGLDEANIVNRAAVQNPADAPAGTPAPTVITPCPDDVQQACALTVVPASASLEISKTVKQPTAQAGAILDYTITVTNTGPGTAVQIPVVDDLPDGARFISASTGGIAVRDRVGWMVEQILPGQTATMTMRAQVPLGTTAKVVNRATISYDQSMSDALRTAAKQAGVPYPDDLADLPALPPHTAAHACGGDESWSCAETAITPAPAGLAQTGATFALAIPAVVLLAAGAFLTVAGVRRKSNH; encoded by the coding sequence ATGTGGAAGAGATCGAGCGCACTCCTGCTCGGAACCCTGCTCGCGATGGGAGCTGTCGCGTCCGCGGCTCCTGCGTCTGCCGCGATAGGAGCCGCGACCATCGTGAACCCCAAGACCGGGGTCTTCACCCTCGCCGACGGCACCGTCGCGACCGCGACGATCTCCGGCGACGGCGCCCGTGTCTTCGGAGGCCAGGGGCAGTCGCTCGGCGCATGGAGCGGAGTCGACGCCATGTATGCCGACGGCGTATCGGCGAAGGACCTTCCGGTCCTCAACATCCATTCCAGTCGCGACTGCGGGAGCGCCGCACGATGCGCCGACGGGCAGATCACCGTCGAATTCGATCGTCCGGTCGACAACCCTGCGATCCACATCGCGGAGTTCGGTGCCGGCAACGGGGGCGCCGCGACCGGGTGGTCCGCCGCCGACGGAATCCGCTTCTCCTCGGCTGACGGCGGTGCGACGGCCGCCGTCGTGTCGGCCGGCGCGACATTCACCGACGGTGGCGACGGCTTTCATCGCGGTGACGTGAAGATCAACTGCTCCGCACCGACTCGGCCCGGGGGTTGCGGAAGCTTCACCGTGCCGGGGACCAAGATCACCCGGATCGTGTTCGACGTGGCGCGCTTCGCGCTGAGCGCAGACCAGGCGGCCGGCCTCGACGGCTACGCGTTCGGGGTGACCGCGACGGCGACCCCCGTTCCGACCCTTCCCGGCCTCTCCGTCTCGAAGACCGTGGACAAGGCGGCTGCGGTGCCCGGAGATGAGCTGGACTACACCATCACGGTCAAGAACACGGGCGACGCCGCTGCGCGCCGGGTTCCCGTCACCGACGCCCTCCCACGCGGGCTGACCGGTGTCACCGCAGGGCAGGGGGGAGACATCGGCGACGCGAGCGTGTCCTGGACCGTCGACGAGATCCCCGCCGGCGGTCAGAGCCAGTTGCATGTGCGTGGCACCGTGGACCGCTCCGGCGCGGGCACGACCCTCGTGAACCGGGCCGTCGTGAAGAACTCCGCCGACGCACCCGCCGAGACCCCCGCTCCCGCGTACACGACGCCGTGCGCCGACGACTCGGCCGCTGCGTGCGCCTCCACCGTCATCGCCGCGCTGCCTGCGCTGTCGGTGTCCAAGACCGTCGACAAGCAGGTCGCGGGACACGGTGAGGTGCTCACCTACACCCTGACCGTCGCCAACTCCGGCACCACCGCTGCTGTCGGGGTGCCGGTCAGGGACCTGCTTCCTGCCGCACTCACCCAGGTATCCGCGGATCGAGGGGGTGTGGTCGCCGAAGGCGTGGTCCGTTGGACCGTCCCCGAGGTGCCCGCCGGCGGCGTGGTGGAGCTGCACGTGACCGGAACGACTCCGGGTGGGCTCGACGAGGCGAACATCGTGAATCGCGCCGCGGTCCAGAATCCGGCCGATGCCCCCGCGGGCACGCCGGCACCGACGGTGATCACCCCGTGTCCCGATGACGTCCAGCAGGCATGCGCGCTGACGGTCGTCCCCGCGAGTGCGTCGCTGGAGATCAGCAAGACCGTGAAGCAGCCCACTGCACAGGCCGGGGCCATCCTCGACTACACGATCACCGTGACCAACACCGGTCCCGGTACCGCCGTGCAGATCCCGGTCGTCGACGACCTGCCCGATGGGGCACGGTTCATCTCCGCATCGACGGGGGGCATCGCTGTCAGGGACCGGGTCGGCTGGATGGTGGAGCAGATCCTCCCTGGTCAGACGGCGACCATGACGATGCGGGCGCAGGTGCCACTGGGCACGACCGCCAAGGTCGTCAATCGCGCGACCATCTCCTATGACCAGAGCATGAGTGATGCCCTGCGCACCGCGGCGAAGCAGGCCGGGGTGCCCTACCCCGACGACCTGGCCGATCTGCCCGCGCTCCCTCCGCACACCGCGGCGCACGCGTGCGGCGGAGACGAATCCTGGTCGTGCGCAGAGACCGCCATCACCCCCGCACCGGCGGGGCTGGCCCAGACCGGGGCGACGTTCGCTCTGGCGATCCCCGCGGTCGTCCTCCTCGCGGCTGGGGCATTCCTCACCGTCGCCGGCGTTCGCCGCAAGTCCAACCACTAA
- the wecB gene encoding UDP-N-acetylglucosamine 2-epimerase (non-hydrolyzing) yields MKLSFPSPTSELPTSSVMIVFGTRPEIVKLAPLIRRLGDAAYVVHTGQHYDRGMSAVFLQSCGIARVHRQLHVGGLPRAAQIGRGAEQIAEAISQIGPKYVVVQGDTNATFAAALAANAAGVRLGHVEAGLRANDRRMPEEHNRVMVDHISDDLFAATEANRSNLLDEGIPDERILVTGNPVVEAVLRQRASVESDVEELVHLGVYPDRYVLATLHRQENVDSPENLLATLHAFNDIASSGWPVVFPVHPRTRAMLADLDAEHLLDALIAEEPFPYERFLALAAHAAVLVSDSGGIQEEATVLARPVLVVRDSTERPEALGTFTKLVTPQTLAAETATLLADVKNTLLALGSLPSPFGDGRATERIAAHIHSVVADLFTEEA; encoded by the coding sequence ATGAAGCTCTCCTTCCCGTCCCCAACGTCTGAACTGCCGACGTCCTCGGTCATGATCGTGTTCGGCACTCGCCCCGAGATCGTCAAACTCGCGCCGCTCATCCGTCGGCTCGGTGATGCCGCGTACGTCGTCCACACCGGTCAGCACTACGACCGGGGGATGTCGGCGGTCTTCCTCCAGTCGTGCGGGATCGCCCGCGTCCACCGTCAGCTCCACGTCGGCGGGCTGCCGCGTGCGGCGCAGATCGGGCGCGGTGCCGAGCAGATCGCCGAGGCGATCAGCCAGATCGGACCGAAGTACGTCGTGGTCCAGGGCGACACCAACGCGACATTCGCCGCCGCCCTGGCTGCGAACGCCGCCGGAGTGCGTCTGGGGCACGTCGAGGCGGGATTGCGCGCCAACGATCGCCGCATGCCGGAGGAACACAACCGGGTGATGGTCGATCACATCTCCGACGATCTCTTCGCCGCGACCGAGGCGAACAGATCGAATCTGCTCGACGAGGGAATCCCCGACGAGCGCATCCTGGTCACGGGCAACCCCGTGGTCGAAGCCGTGCTCCGGCAGAGGGCTTCGGTCGAATCCGATGTGGAGGAACTCGTCCACCTCGGGGTCTATCCCGACCGATACGTGCTGGCGACCCTGCATCGGCAGGAGAACGTCGACTCGCCCGAGAACCTGCTCGCGACGTTGCACGCGTTCAACGACATCGCGTCATCGGGGTGGCCGGTCGTCTTCCCGGTGCATCCGCGGACACGCGCGATGCTTGCTGACCTCGACGCGGAGCACCTTCTCGACGCGCTGATCGCCGAGGAGCCCTTCCCGTACGAGCGGTTCCTCGCTCTGGCCGCGCATGCCGCGGTGCTGGTCTCCGATTCCGGCGGTATCCAGGAGGAGGCCACCGTCCTCGCGCGTCCAGTGCTCGTCGTCCGGGACTCGACCGAGCGCCCGGAGGCGCTCGGTACCTTCACGAAGCTGGTGACGCCCCAGACGCTCGCGGCGGAGACCGCGACCCTGCTCGCCGATGTCAAGAACACTCTTCTCGCGCTGGGTTCCCTGCCCTCGCCGTTCGGCGACGGCAGGGCGACCGAACGCATCGCCGCGCACATCCACTCGGTCGTGGCCGATCTGTTCACCGAGGAGGCGTGA
- a CDS encoding LPXTG cell wall anchor domain-containing protein — protein sequence MYSSEVSAPVAVVGVLAMTGPDSVIVWAVLGAVAVGAGAFLVWRRHLLRVVAPESREPHDRCR from the coding sequence ATGTACAGCAGCGAAGTCTCCGCGCCCGTGGCCGTGGTCGGGGTGCTCGCGATGACCGGGCCCGACTCCGTGATCGTCTGGGCGGTCCTCGGCGCAGTCGCTGTGGGAGCCGGGGCGTTTCTGGTCTGGCGTCGGCATCTCCTGCGTGTCGTCGCTCCTGAGTCGCGAGAGCCACATGATCGCTGCCGCTAA
- a CDS encoding glycosyltransferase family 2 protein produces the protein MIAAANAISFLVTLTFLVYVFMIVVPFLRRTPDPEGRVDLFDWHMFVPCRDEEVVIGRTIEMLRTTVPEAHVWVIDDDSDDRTAALVQAAADADPYVHLVQRRRPEARTGKGDALNAAYFELNAFLPGDTDRTRVVVCVVDADGEVAENILRQAASPYAFGDPEVGAAQVTVFMKNRDDRHPVEGAGWARNTFGRFLIRMQDLEFRGPIAAVQSLRGWTQTVGLGGNGQFTRLSVLDDIAERSDRPWHGSLLEDYELGIHVLLAGHKNRHLHDTFVAQEALHDFRRFTVQRTRWAQGNMQCIRYIPEIARSTKLSNAGVLEVCYYLMLPLFQVVASAAAVLLVIGAAVGLLSGAVTLPPSSVLLLAIFYLLFGIGPFFIWGPLYRRYSEPQAGFWTGVLWGFGMWLYDYYVYLTGARAIYRILRGRNGWAKTRRNGETDVAGPIAKDT, from the coding sequence ATGATCGCTGCCGCTAACGCCATCTCCTTCCTCGTCACCCTGACATTCCTCGTCTATGTCTTCATGATCGTCGTGCCCTTCCTGCGTCGCACACCCGACCCGGAAGGGAGGGTGGATCTGTTCGACTGGCACATGTTCGTCCCCTGTCGGGACGAGGAGGTCGTGATCGGACGCACCATCGAGATGCTTCGCACCACGGTTCCCGAAGCGCACGTCTGGGTGATCGACGACGACAGCGATGATCGGACGGCGGCGCTCGTGCAGGCCGCCGCCGATGCGGATCCCTACGTGCACCTCGTCCAGCGGCGGCGTCCCGAGGCCCGCACCGGAAAGGGCGATGCTCTCAATGCCGCCTATTTCGAGCTCAACGCGTTCCTTCCCGGCGACACGGATCGAACCCGCGTCGTCGTCTGCGTCGTGGACGCCGATGGTGAAGTGGCGGAGAACATCCTCCGCCAGGCCGCCTCTCCGTATGCTTTCGGTGATCCAGAGGTGGGCGCCGCCCAGGTCACGGTCTTCATGAAGAATCGGGATGACCGGCATCCGGTCGAGGGAGCGGGGTGGGCCCGCAACACCTTCGGACGATTCCTGATCAGGATGCAGGACCTCGAATTCCGAGGCCCGATCGCGGCGGTCCAGTCGCTTCGCGGCTGGACCCAGACCGTCGGCCTCGGCGGAAACGGGCAGTTCACTCGGCTCTCCGTGCTGGACGACATCGCCGAGCGGTCCGATCGGCCCTGGCACGGGTCGCTCCTCGAAGACTACGAGCTGGGGATCCACGTGCTCCTCGCGGGACATAAGAACAGGCACCTCCACGACACCTTCGTCGCTCAGGAGGCTCTGCACGACTTCCGGCGCTTCACCGTCCAGCGCACCCGTTGGGCGCAGGGCAACATGCAGTGCATCCGCTACATCCCCGAGATCGCGCGTTCGACGAAACTCTCCAACGCCGGTGTCCTGGAGGTCTGCTACTACCTGATGCTGCCGTTGTTCCAGGTCGTCGCCAGCGCCGCGGCCGTCCTGCTGGTGATCGGAGCAGCCGTCGGCCTCCTGTCCGGTGCGGTGACCCTGCCCCCGAGCTCCGTGCTCCTCCTCGCGATCTTCTACCTCCTGTTCGGCATCGGCCCCTTCTTCATCTGGGGGCCGCTCTACCGTCGCTACAGCGAACCGCAGGCCGGATTCTGGACCGGAGTGCTCTGGGGATTCGGGATGTGGCTCTACGACTACTACGTCTACCTGACGGGTGCTCGCGCCATCTACCGGATCCTCCGCGGTCGAAACGGATGGGCGAAGACTCGGCGCAACGGAGAGACCGATGTCGCCGGACCGATCGCGAAGGACACATGA
- a CDS encoding exosortase/archaeosortase family protein encodes MMHTLALNPDARGSSRSDREESRRAPADIAARYTVGVLLIVAAVLLVLLEERFRIFEAGVAGSWLTPFVPGGVRHYLNYYILEVEPGRTVAFMVTIECTVAFLTAPLLALSGVILATTRVRWRQVVKSLLLSVVLIFVTNQLRLGVIALGSQALGFEVGYELTHRLIGSVLSIIGFSAAYLVFVVVIADLHLFRRDPNRRRSRGRRA; translated from the coding sequence ATGATGCACACGCTCGCTCTGAATCCGGACGCACGAGGCAGCAGCCGCAGCGATCGCGAGGAATCACGCCGTGCCCCGGCCGACATCGCGGCTCGATACACCGTCGGAGTGTTGCTGATCGTCGCCGCCGTGCTCCTCGTGCTCCTCGAAGAACGGTTTCGCATCTTCGAGGCGGGTGTGGCCGGTTCGTGGCTCACACCGTTCGTCCCCGGCGGTGTGCGCCACTACCTGAACTACTACATCCTCGAAGTCGAGCCGGGCCGGACCGTCGCATTCATGGTGACGATCGAGTGCACCGTCGCCTTCCTCACCGCGCCCCTCTTGGCGCTCAGCGGCGTGATTCTCGCCACGACGCGAGTGCGCTGGAGGCAGGTCGTGAAGTCTCTGCTCCTCTCCGTCGTGCTCATCTTCGTCACGAACCAGCTCCGTCTCGGGGTGATCGCCCTCGGATCGCAGGCGCTGGGGTTCGAGGTGGGCTACGAGCTGACGCACCGACTGATCGGTTCGGTGCTCAGCATCATCGGCTTCAGCGCCGCCTATCTGGTCTTCGTCGTGGTGATCGCCGACCTCCACCTGTTCCGTCGGGATCCGAACCGCCGTAGATCGCGGGGCCGGCGGGCGTAA
- a CDS encoding DUF11 domain-containing protein yields the protein MKRTSLLRGALAGGLLAALAVGALAAAPAASAADVNGWAGSGDTRTASAAGATVTISTSDKVQVKGSGDVVDLATVRNGGEFGLNIIGAPELFPCANGAECVRGVVTVDFGQRVTNPKISLANLGGDIYALGGVVTSSAKYTLQTPGVSLSRVAGNLDVTATTITSNDLGAKSGTVQINGVVSKVDFQIKMRSKGAFVGLVPLWTKVPSDLHSIDVDVDAPLKPVLTLDKNDHRDVAVIGDQLSYDIVVKNTGNAAANNVAISDALPAGLAPVSATYTAGTTGQATIAGQNVQGTIPSLAPGASSTLTVKATIATTAPIGTLRNNACAVATSSNQACDWDDTRIDKPTTPVLTIVKDDHQGDVSLGQALTYDIVVKNTGDGQAQGVVVSDQLPAGLDFVSGSGPAGTTVTATGRTVTASLGSVAPGQSIVLTVKAKVNQSAAPGALTNTACVAGANAAKACDDDTDMVKREFFQYTFNSTPTDPIPGQAVTYRMEYGNNGNVDSANAELAFDIAGILDDSSWNQASLTATSGAVTVNGSSIDWKGPLASGQKVVLTFTGVWSGNGDGFAFPGITYYGSAR from the coding sequence GTGAAAAGAACATCACTCCTCCGGGGCGCGCTGGCCGGAGGGCTGCTCGCGGCCCTCGCGGTCGGTGCCCTCGCCGCCGCTCCGGCGGCCAGCGCTGCTGATGTGAACGGGTGGGCCGGATCCGGCGACACCCGTACCGCATCCGCGGCCGGCGCCACCGTCACCATCAGCACCAGCGACAAGGTCCAGGTGAAGGGGTCCGGCGACGTCGTCGACCTCGCCACCGTGCGGAATGGCGGCGAGTTCGGTCTGAACATCATTGGTGCGCCGGAGCTCTTCCCGTGCGCGAACGGCGCGGAGTGCGTCCGCGGTGTCGTCACCGTCGATTTCGGTCAGCGCGTGACGAACCCCAAGATCTCGCTCGCCAACCTGGGCGGTGATATTTATGCGCTGGGTGGTGTCGTCACCAGTTCCGCCAAGTACACCCTGCAGACACCGGGGGTGAGCCTCTCCCGTGTCGCCGGAAACCTCGATGTGACCGCCACCACCATCACGTCGAACGACCTCGGTGCCAAGTCGGGCACCGTGCAGATCAACGGGGTCGTGTCGAAGGTCGACTTCCAGATCAAGATGCGTTCGAAGGGCGCGTTCGTCGGCCTTGTCCCCCTGTGGACCAAGGTCCCCAGTGACCTCCACAGCATCGACGTCGATGTGGACGCTCCTCTCAAGCCGGTCCTGACCCTCGACAAGAACGACCACCGCGACGTCGCTGTGATCGGAGACCAGCTCTCCTACGACATCGTCGTGAAGAACACCGGCAACGCGGCCGCCAACAACGTGGCCATCAGCGATGCGCTGCCCGCGGGCCTCGCCCCGGTCTCGGCGACCTACACGGCCGGCACCACGGGGCAGGCGACGATCGCCGGGCAGAACGTCCAAGGAACCATCCCGTCACTCGCCCCCGGCGCCTCGTCGACGCTCACCGTCAAGGCCACGATCGCCACGACGGCACCGATCGGAACGCTGCGCAACAACGCCTGCGCCGTCGCCACCTCCTCGAACCAGGCATGCGATTGGGATGACACGAGGATCGACAAGCCCACGACGCCCGTTCTGACGATCGTCAAGGACGATCACCAGGGCGACGTCTCACTGGGACAGGCACTGACCTATGACATCGTCGTGAAGAACACGGGTGATGGACAGGCTCAGGGCGTCGTCGTGAGCGACCAGCTCCCCGCCGGCCTCGATTTCGTCTCGGGCAGCGGCCCGGCCGGAACCACCGTGACCGCGACAGGGCGCACCGTCACGGCCAGCCTCGGGTCAGTGGCCCCTGGGCAGTCGATCGTCCTCACGGTCAAGGCGAAGGTCAACCAGTCGGCAGCACCCGGTGCTCTGACGAACACGGCTTGCGTGGCCGGCGCGAACGCGGCGAAGGCATGCGACGACGACACCGACATGGTCAAGCGCGAGTTCTTCCAGTACACGTTCAACTCGACCCCGACCGACCCGATTCCCGGCCAGGCCGTGACGTATCGGATGGAGTACGGGAACAACGGCAACGTCGACTCGGCGAACGCGGAGCTCGCGTTCGACATCGCCGGGATTCTGGACGACTCGTCGTGGAACCAGGCCAGCCTCACCGCGACCAGCGGCGCCGTCACCGTTAACGGCAGCAGCATCGACTGGAAGGGGCCGCTGGCCTCGGGGCAGAAGGTCGTGCTGACGTTCACCGGCGTCTGGAGCGGCAACGGGGACGGGTTCGCATTCCCCGGAATCACCTACTACGGCAGCGCGCGCTGA
- a CDS encoding MFS transporter, which translates to MPLLVPVLALAIFAQGTSEFMLAGLLLPLSVDLDVDPSTAALLTSAFAVGMVIGAPTMAVFASRWAPRRALVLLLVVFIAAHLVGALASSFWLLLATRVLAALANAGFLAIALATVRAVVDPATVTRAVAVLLSGTTLATIVGVPAGAALANAYGWRSTFWAVALLCLPAVVALLRDRTLVAVPRSPRIAVRAELGELRRRPVVVAVVLAVIVNAATFGVFTFLAVIGADAGVEETGIPLLLAAFGVGAFVGVSATGRWAARFERGWIVVGAAVTAMAWSVFALSVDSVPGVFFGAAAGGMLSFAVGSALIARIVGQASGAPVLGGAYATAALNLGAFVGPVAAGFAYAQAGAPGVLVAAAGLAAVGVLLAPLLRAR; encoded by the coding sequence ATGCCCCTGCTCGTCCCCGTCCTGGCTCTGGCGATCTTCGCCCAGGGCACCAGCGAGTTCATGCTCGCCGGCCTCCTCCTCCCCCTCTCCGTCGATCTCGATGTCGATCCGTCGACGGCGGCCCTGCTGACCTCGGCCTTCGCGGTCGGCATGGTGATCGGCGCCCCGACCATGGCGGTCTTCGCCAGCCGTTGGGCTCCGCGGCGCGCTCTCGTGCTGCTGCTGGTGGTCTTCATCGCCGCGCACCTCGTCGGCGCGCTCGCGTCCTCCTTCTGGCTGCTGCTCGCGACGCGCGTGCTCGCTGCCCTGGCGAACGCGGGATTCCTCGCGATCGCTCTGGCGACGGTCCGGGCCGTCGTCGATCCGGCGACGGTGACGCGCGCCGTCGCCGTCCTCCTCTCGGGCACGACCCTGGCCACGATCGTCGGCGTCCCCGCCGGTGCGGCGCTCGCGAATGCGTACGGCTGGCGCTCGACCTTCTGGGCCGTCGCGCTGCTGTGCCTGCCCGCTGTGGTCGCCCTGCTGCGGGACCGCACTCTCGTCGCGGTGCCGCGTTCGCCGAGGATCGCCGTGCGTGCAGAGCTCGGGGAACTGAGGCGTCGCCCGGTGGTCGTCGCCGTGGTGCTCGCGGTGATCGTGAACGCCGCGACCTTCGGCGTCTTCACATTCCTCGCTGTGATCGGTGCCGATGCCGGGGTGGAGGAGACCGGGATCCCCCTGCTGCTCGCCGCCTTCGGGGTGGGAGCCTTCGTGGGTGTCTCCGCGACCGGCCGATGGGCGGCCCGCTTCGAGCGGGGCTGGATCGTGGTGGGTGCCGCGGTGACGGCCATGGCCTGGAGCGTGTTCGCCCTGTCCGTCGATTCCGTGCCGGGGGTGTTCTTCGGCGCCGCGGCCGGGGGCATGCTGTCGTTCGCCGTGGGCTCGGCCCTGATCGCCCGCATCGTCGGGCAGGCGTCGGGTGCCCCGGTCCTCGGCGGCGCCTATGCCACGGCAGCGCTGAACCTGGGGGCGTTCGTCGGTCCCGTGGCTGCCGGCTTCGCCTACGCGCAGGCCGGAGCGCCCGGGGTGCTCGTCGCGGCTGCCGGTCTGGCGGCCGTCGGTGTGCTCCTCGCTCCCCTCCTTCGCGCGCGATGA